AATGTTAAAATTATCAACTGACTGGTGTTTCTTGATTCAGCGTTCTTTAAAGGCAACATGAACAACAGAACTTTCAGACGAGAAAAAATGAACACACCACATATAAGTTAAAACTGACCATGCAATGAAAAAGATCTTGCTCTTTTGACAGTTCTCAGCAGTAACATAATCAAAGTCGTATACTGCATATCGGCAATCATTCTCAGGTAGAGATGCAGTGAAATCTTCATAGCTCTCAGATGGGCTCCCAGTTTTTTCAACCACCACTTCTTTTTTCATCTCATCAATCTTGAAAATCACATAGCGGTGCACCTTTTTCCTCTGCAATTCGAGGTATGTGCTTTTGCAATGTTCAGCAACACCCATGCCAGATGATGCATTGGGCTGAAATTGTAAAATAAGAATCATGTTTTTGCTCCAAGAAGAAATGAGACTTAAGTAAATTGGAAACCCAAGCATTAGGACGTAATTTTGTGAACACAAATGGAAAACCAACAGCTGCATCCTTTTGCAGGATTCATCCTTTCACCACACAAAACTCAAGAAGTTGTAGCAAATTACAGAGGCAATAATAAGGGAAATCAAAGGTAATGCTTCTTTAAGTAATCTCCATCTTCACAAAGCACGCAACAGAGCTGAAAAACCAAAAATGTTGACACTGTTTTGGATACTTCATTTTTGTGAGAAGTTAACGCTTACAGATTGAAGCACTCATCAAGATAACAGTTTGAAAATTCCAGAAAGTTCCCAATTCATATGGAGTTAGTTATCCTTCCACTGGAAGAGTATAAACTACAGCAAAAACAACAGTAAAGAGATTATTGCCCAGATATTCTCAAGACCCTATAGCACTAACCAAGGAAACTCATACTGAGTTTTAGGATCCCAAACATTGAAACCTTGAAACCAGAAACAGCAAAAATCATATAAAATGTACTAGATTAGTGATCTTTCTCCAACAACTTCGGCTTAAAGGCCCAGCTCCAGGAATTCCACATACATGGAGGGATCATTTCATCCCCAATAACATGCCAATGTCTTCAATCACAAACTAAAACATATGATACAAAATCACAGAAGAATTCCAGTCAATAAATCCTCATGAATACTAATAACGAGTACCATCAAAACTGAGCTTCTATAATACATGGTACATGGCATATTCACATATTGACCACACCCACATACAGACACATCAGATCAAAAACTTCCAAGATCAAGAGATTCATCACACAGAAAACTCTAAAGCCATCACTCAGATGAATAAAGCacagaaatacaataaaaaaaatattcttctCTATAAACACAAATAACCGAGACcttggaggatttttttttttggtaaaaagaTCTTGGAGGAATTTACTTCACTCAATAATTAGCAAAAACCCACTAAGTAGCACACAAAACCAAAGCTCAAAAGTTCCAATCTAGATACTCAGACCCAATTTCttctttaaaaggaaaaaaaaaaaaaaaaacaaaggaagccCAACTATTAAATCAAAAAAAGATTAAACCTTTAGCTGCAATACTTTATACATCAGATAAACATAAGAATTTGATCCATGCAACAAATCGGAACACAAGATCAGTAGAATAAAAagttagaagaaacaaaaaaaaactgaaaatcaGCTAAATTGAGATCTTACCCCCCTGCTGAAAGACGTGGCTCTGCTGAAAGACATGGCTACCGAAGAGAGAAGATGATGAGCAGATGCGCTGATGGATTTGTGTAGCTTCAGACCAGAGAATAAGTGAGAGT
This Coffea arabica cultivar ET-39 chromosome 3e, Coffea Arabica ET-39 HiFi, whole genome shotgun sequence DNA region includes the following protein-coding sequences:
- the LOC113734287 gene encoding actin-depolymerizing factor yields the protein MHHIHSLRKNNSWVGTFYSLFLHNTCNSHLFSGLKLHKSISASAHHLLSSVAMSFSRATSFSRGPNASSGMGVAEHCKSTYLELQRKKVHRYVIFKIDEMKKEVVVEKTGSPSESYEDFTASLPENDCRYAVYDFDYVTAENCQKSKIFFIAWSPSVSRIRPKMLYATSKDRFRRELQGIHYEIQATDPTEMELDVLRERAN